Sequence from the Longimicrobiaceae bacterium genome:
GCAGCCGCGCCGCGCGGACTCTGGAGAGCTTACAGGAGGCGATCACCGCAGCCATGCAGACCGTCTCTGCCCTGGATGCTCGTGGCTGGTTCACCCACTGCGGCTACCACCTGGCTCCGGACTGACTCACAAACCGCTATAACACCCTCAAGCTCAGGTGCGTGCGGCCAAACTGCGCCACCCAGACGCGGCGACCGGCGCTCCCGTCACCAGGCGTGAAAGTGTCGCCGGCCGCACGTCTCCTGCAGCGCAATGGTTAGGCGGCGGGAGGCCCAAGGTGGACGACCTGCCCTAGTTGGATGGTGCGGAGCGTTTCCAGCAATTCGGGCACGAGGAGCCGCAGCACCCGAATGTTGTTACTGTAAGCGACCAGAACGACGATCGCGAGCCGGATTCCCGAGAGGTTCTGCTGGTGAACCAGATTGCGGTCGACGGTCACGAGAACATCGAACTCCGCTTCCGCATCTCGCAGGAGACTACCATCCAACTTGCTGGCCCAGCCGTGCTCTCGCACGGTGCGCACAACGAAGCCCGGCAGTTCGCGCTTGAGTCTGCCGGGCACGCACTCATCCAGGAGAACGCGCCGAGCTTCGCTCACGCCACGCGGCCCAGAAGCGCCTCTACCGCCTGTTCGAGAAACTGTATGGCCTGCTCACGCTGGACGCCGGGGAAGTCCTTGAGGAACTCGTCGAGCGAGTCGCCGGCCTCCAGGTAGTCGAGGAGGGTGCGCACGGGCACGCGAGTGCCGATGAAGACAGGTGTACCGCTGAGGATCTCAGGGTGGGTATGGAAGACGGCCTCGCGCGGCATGGGCGATCTCGGTTGCTGGTGAAAACGATGCTACCCCAAAGCTTACCTGGGGGTGGACCCGGAGGCAAGCCGCCTAACGCCCTCAAGCTCAGGCGCGTGCAGCCGAACGTGAACTCACGCCGCAGTGCGACTGGCGCTCAGGGCGCCAGACGGTACAAGGGTCGCCGGCTGCATGTCGCCTGCAGCGCAATCGTTAGGCGCGAGGGGGTGCGGACCTATGTGCTTCTTCGAGAACTTGCATTAGTTGCGAGGGAACTGTACCCAACAGGTCGAGAATCCGGTCGCCCTCTTCCCAGAACTCACGAAACGACTGTCCGCCATCCAGATATACTTGGTGCCGCTGGATTGACCGGAGCCGCTTCAATGCTTCATCGAGGGTACCCGACAAGCCGGACCTGTCATGAGTAATCATGCTGCGGAAGTGCACGACCTCATCAGCTGCTCGGCTTAGGATGTACTTCCCCTCGTTCGTATTTATTGGCTCACTGTCCCGTTCCGCTACCCATTCTGCATTGAGGCGCCGAAGGAACGTCTCAAACTGGGCCTGAAAGGCTCCCACGGCTGCACGCTGCTCCTCGAGTGGATCGGGTTCCGGAGGCGCCTCCAACGCTCGCGACGGTTGCACGCGAAGAAGGTCGATCATGGTGCCTGCCAAATGACGCTGGAGTTGCTCGCGGAAGTCTGCGAGGGATTCATACTCTGAATAGAGCCCTTCCTCGGCGAGGCGCTTACGATACTCGACGAGTGCCCTGTACTGGTCGAGATCTAGGCTATCTGGCACCACCGGTGCGGAAGAAAAATAAAGGAGTACCGGCTTCTGTGCCGCGCGAAACTGCTCGATCTCCTCGGCGGTCCCTGACTCGGCAACTCCCGTTGGGGTTCCCAGCCGGGTCCAGAATGCGCCAATGAGCAAGTCGCAACGGTCGACCAGTTGCTGGTTGATAATGCCTTGCGGCCTGTCTCCGAATGCAGGCCGTGAATGTGTTTCCCATAGAACAGGCTCAATCACGGCTGCGGTATCGACTGAGTGTACCGCGTTCCATGCAGCAACAACTTCTGGGATGATCTTACGCTCCTGTGCGCAATCACTAGGAGAGGCGATAAGTGCTCGGAAAATCAGTCCGGTCTGAGGCATGAGTCACCGAGGCAAAGGTTAGATCGGGTGCCACCTTGTATCTGCGCCGGGACGCGGTCGCGCGCAAGCGGATGTACGGTAAGCACTCTGACGGGCACGCGCCTAACTACTGTTTAGGCCGAGGGACCTCCACATATCACCCAGGCACCTGTGGGCCCAAGCGCCGCCGCTCGCAACCTTTGGGCATCTCTCTCCGCGCGGCTCAACCTGGAGCCCGTTCCAGATAACGCGTACGCGCTGCATCGCATCGCTCCGGCCGCATTCGTCTGCCGCCTCAGCGCTTCCGACTGCTGTTCAGATGCCTCAGAAGGGGATTTGTGGAACTTTCTTCCGCATAACCCCTTGTGGGACGGATTATGCGACAGCATTCTTGAGGCCATCCACGGCAGTATACCTCCACCGCTCCCGCGGAAGCAAGGCGCTCATGCCCCCGCCCAGACTGCTGGATCAGGTCAGACGCGTGCTGCACCTGAAGCACTTCTCCATCCGAACCGAAGAGGCATACACGCGCTGGATCAAGCGCTTCGTGATCTTCCACGGCAAGCGCCACCCCGCGGAGATGGGCCCGCAGGAGGTGCGCGCCTTCCTGTCGCACCTCGCCACGGAGGGGGAGGTCGCCGCCGCCACGCAGAACCAGGCGTTCGCCGCGCTGCTCTTCCTGTACCGCGACGTCCTCGGGGTCGACCTCGGGGTGATCGAGGATGTGGTGCGGGCACGGCGTCCCGCGAAGCTGCCGGCCGTCTTCACCCGGGGCGAGGTCAAGGCCGTGCTCGCCCAGCTCAAGGGCACGCACTGGCTGGCGGCCAGCCTGCTCTATGGCTCGGGGCTGCGCCTCCTCGAGTGCCTGCGGCTGCGGGTGAAGGACCTGGACTTCGAGAGTGGGCAGATCGCCGTCCGGGACGGGAAGGGCCAGAAGGACCGCGTGACCATGCTCCCGGACAGGCTGAGAGGGCCGCTGGAAGACCAGCTCCAGCGCGTCCGCGTGCTGCATGAGCGGGATCTGGCCGAGGGCTTCGGCGCGGTGCACCTGCCGCACGCGCTGGCGAGAAAGCGCCCGGGCGCACCCCGCAGCCTGGCCTGGCAGTACGTCTTCCCCGCTCCCTCGCGCTCGGTGGATCCCCGCTCCGGACAGGTGCGGCGGCACCACCTTTCCGAATCCGCGATCCAGAAGGCCGTCAGCGAAGCCGTTCGCAAGGCCGGGATCTCCAGGGCGGGGAGCTGCCACACCTTCCGGCACTCCTTCGCCACCCACCTCCTGGAAGCCGGATACGACATCCGCACCGTGCAGGAGCTGCTCGGGCACAAGGACGTGCGCACCACCATGATCTACACGCACGTCCTCAACCGCGGCGGGATGGGCGTGCGGAGCCCGCTCGACGCCCGATGAGGGGAGGCACCCGGCCCTCCCGCGTCCGCCGGTCGGCGCGATGCATCCGCTGGGTCCCGCAGCTCGCTCCTGCGGGGCGGGGGTGACGGCCCGGCGGAGATCCACCAGATTACCCGCCGCGCGGCCGCCCCGGCCCGCGCCCCACCGCACCCGCGCCGCCGCCCGTGAACGACGCCACCCCCGCTCCACAGCCGTCCGCGCCGCTCCGCCGGCTGATCCGCTACGCGCGCCCCCACCGGCGGCGGGTGTGGGCCGCCTCGGTCTGCTCCGTCCTCAACAAGCTCTTCGACCTCGCCCCCGAGGCGCTGATCGGCGCCGCGGTGGACGTGGTGGTCCGGGGCGAGGATTCGCTCGTGGCGCGGCTGGGATTCCCGGACGTGCGCGACCAGCTCGTGGTGCTGGCCGCCATCACCTTCGTGGTGTGGCTGCTGGAGTCGCTCTTCCAGTACCTGTACGACGTCCTCTGGCGCAACCTGGCGCAGACGCTCCAGCACGAGCTGCGCATGGACGGCTACCGGCACCTGCAGGAGCTGGACCTCGCGTACCACGAGGAGCGCAGCACGGGCGGGCTGATGTCTGTGCTCGCCGACGATGTGAACCAGCTGGAGCGCTTCCTGGACCGCGGCGCCAACGAGGTCATCCAGGTGGTGACCACGGTGCTCGCCATCGGCGCGGCGTTCTTCGTCGCGGCGCCGGAGGTGGCGTGGGTCGCCCTCCTCCCCATGCCCTTCGTGATCTGGGGCTCACTGGTGTTCCAGGCGCGGCTGGCCCCCCGCTACGCCGCCGTGCGCGAGTCGGTGGGCGCCCTCAACGCGCGCCTGGCCAGCAACCTGAGCGGGATCACCACCATCCGCGCCTACGCCGCCGAAGCGCACGAGGAGGCCCGCGTGGCGGCGGAGAGTGAGGCGTACCTGCGGACCAACCGCCACGCCATCCGCCTGAGCGCCGCCTTCGTGCCGCTGATCCGCGTGGTGATCCTGGTGGGGTTCACGGGGACGCTGCTCCTGGGTGGGCTGCAGGTGCTGGAGGGCGAGCTGGCGGTGGGGACCTACTCCTTCCTGGTGTTCATCACCCAGCGGCTCCTCTGGCCGCTCACCCGCCTGGGCGAGACGCTGGACCTGTACCAGCGGGCCATGGCCTCCAGCACGCGCATCTTCGCGCTGCTGGACACCCCGGTGCAGGCGCACCCGGGCGAGCTGGCGCTTCCGCCCGAGACGGTGCGCGGCGCGGTGGAGCTGGACCGGGTGACCTTCGCCTACCCCGGCCGCGAGCCGGTGCTGCGCCGCTTCTCGCTGCACGTTCCCGCGGGGGAGACCGTGGCGGTGGTGGGGCCCACCGGCTCCGGGAAGAGCACGCTGGTGAAGCTGCTGCTGCGGCTGTACGAGATCGACGCGGGCGCGGTGATGCTGGACGGGGTGGACGTGCGCCGCATCCGCCCGGGCGACCTGCGGCGCGCCGTGGGGCTGGTGAGCCAGGACGTGTTCCTGTTCCACGGCACCGTGCGCGAGAACATCGCCTACGGAAGCTTCGGCGCCACGGACGCGCAGGTGGTCCGGGCCGCGGAGCTCGCCGAGGCGCACGGCTTCGTCATGGCGCTCCCGCAGGGGTACGACACCGTGGTGGGCGAGCGGGGGCAGAAGCTCTCGGGGGGGCAGCGGCAGCGGATCGCCATCGCCCGCGCCATCCTCAAGGACCCGCCGGTGCTGGTGCTGGACGAGGCCACCTCGGCGGTGGACAACGAGACGGAGGCGGCCATCCAGCGCTCGCTGGAGAGGATCAGCGTGGGGCGCACCACCCTCGCCATCGCGCACCGCCTCTCCACCGTACGGAACGCGCACCGCATCCACGTGATGCAGGAGGGCGAGATCGTGGAGTCCGGCACGCACGAGGAGCTGCTCGCCGCCGGCGGCACCTACGCCGCGCTCTGGCGCGTCCAGACCGGCGAGGCCGCCGCGGTGTAGGGCGGGCGCGGGCGCCGCTACCGCAGCCCGATGGCGATCGCCAGCATCACCGCCGCCGCGCCCAGGACCAGCAGCCCCGCGTACAGCGGGAGTACGAAGCGCAGCCAGCGCTCGTAGCGCACGTCCGCGGCGATCAGGATGGCCATCAGCGCGCCGTTCGTGGGGGCGATCAGCTCGGTGAGCCCCGCGCCGTACTGGTAGGCCAGCACCGTCACCTGCCTCGACATCCCCAGCAGGTCGGAGACCGGCACCAGGACCGGCATGGTGAGCACCGCCTGGCCGCTCACGCTGGGGACGGGGAAGTGGATCAGCGCGTGCGCGCCCATCATCCCCAGCGCGGAGAGCCCCACCGGGAGCGCCGCGATGGGCGTGACCAGCCCGTGCACGATGGTGTCCACGACCCGCCCGTCCTGCAGCACCACGTAGATGGCCCGCGCGAAGCCGATCAGCAGCCCCGCGAAGGCCATGTCGCGGAACCCCTCGATGTAGGCCTCCACCGTCCCGCCCACCCGCAGCCCGCCCAGCAGCCCCACCGCCACCCCCATCGCGAAGAAGAGCCCCGCCATCTCGTCGAAGC
This genomic interval carries:
- a CDS encoding DUF433 domain-containing protein, with the protein product MPREAVFHTHPEILSGTPVFIGTRVPVRTLLDYLEAGDSLDEFLKDFPGVQREQAIQFLEQAVEALLGRVA
- a CDS encoding integron integrase, giving the protein MPPPRLLDQVRRVLHLKHFSIRTEEAYTRWIKRFVIFHGKRHPAEMGPQEVRAFLSHLATEGEVAAATQNQAFAALLFLYRDVLGVDLGVIEDVVRARRPAKLPAVFTRGEVKAVLAQLKGTHWLAASLLYGSGLRLLECLRLRVKDLDFESGQIAVRDGKGQKDRVTMLPDRLRGPLEDQLQRVRVLHERDLAEGFGAVHLPHALARKRPGAPRSLAWQYVFPAPSRSVDPRSGQVRRHHLSESAIQKAVSEAVRKAGISRAGSCHTFRHSFATHLLEAGYDIRTVQELLGHKDVRTTMIYTHVLNRGGMGVRSPLDAR
- a CDS encoding ABC transporter ATP-binding protein, whose product is MNDATPAPQPSAPLRRLIRYARPHRRRVWAASVCSVLNKLFDLAPEALIGAAVDVVVRGEDSLVARLGFPDVRDQLVVLAAITFVVWLLESLFQYLYDVLWRNLAQTLQHELRMDGYRHLQELDLAYHEERSTGGLMSVLADDVNQLERFLDRGANEVIQVVTTVLAIGAAFFVAAPEVAWVALLPMPFVIWGSLVFQARLAPRYAAVRESVGALNARLASNLSGITTIRAYAAEAHEEARVAAESEAYLRTNRHAIRLSAAFVPLIRVVILVGFTGTLLLGGLQVLEGELAVGTYSFLVFITQRLLWPLTRLGETLDLYQRAMASSTRIFALLDTPVQAHPGELALPPETVRGAVELDRVTFAYPGREPVLRRFSLHVPAGETVAVVGPTGSGKSTLVKLLLRLYEIDAGAVMLDGVDVRRIRPGDLRRAVGLVSQDVFLFHGTVRENIAYGSFGATDAQVVRAAELAEAHGFVMALPQGYDTVVGERGQKLSGGQRQRIAIARAILKDPPVLVLDEATSAVDNETEAAIQRSLERISVGRTTLAIAHRLSTVRNAHRIHVMQEGEIVESGTHEELLAAGGTYAALWRVQTGEAAAV